A genomic segment from Biomphalaria glabrata chromosome 16, xgBioGlab47.1, whole genome shotgun sequence encodes:
- the LOC106070186 gene encoding dentin sialophosphoprotein-like, protein MHTSKGGQAKSRVHPTADGSRTSSQAQKKPGQTLMDKLRAAQKLQNVPVAVIRGKQSIKANTSASRERNKIAAQSAYRSALLEYTRGQGQQNTTQQDEDSIEEASEDASQNDNMTNRQMQKLRKLLPNGHRSNPRALTSRHKEEIMVESVQDEDSQPVEEEPRLARSSLWGKVKIKQLQGKESSGNINPFQKIQASISAQRRQASTSSKLPQSLDKSLAKSSIANKSSNSTVSRNLSGNKMPERRRRLSVSSYVDESGYLSPFSEESEDEDEDDEQNEENVTEIELLEESNDDHYEDSTVDHSDLNTHSTGSSPSLAELATHQNVEVKKRKGIRLPFSKFRSKHQKPQSHNAPTHTSSPPKSLSKLKKGENASEGMTDKDKKQKASVKAPLSRVLSSGSITGPVPEITVQDFSETSKQSMDVDVEETPDNQNDMQEVSVSNENETIVEKSIRKNFDSKKSNFSAVEGTKDNETSVSGNIKKQTAKALLNKAKEKVHNVGLDSMHKNISSKSDNENSIVQVDDQENELNDENTLIVEEDAEERGSVDPDQREASGNEALIVAQHKIKDTHKKKPTNNSESLKEDDSNQADITQNNVDNQIPNKPQISKLSSSKPNETKKSSQQSQQSSKSNIVTRTKKMGRTIISKPKMKIPFQNQPSPKDLPSQDTTSDSRSIRKSTLVQATVLETALQHSNETKNSKILTRMKKIGGSNILDKSSQLKKKIIQSEPGPKTLIASKPEEISDNTSQNKNEFQTENSTPEKEDKLFGNHFQNVNILPRLKKIDRDKIPHKKPITKPSSVKYDRKLKQSVLEANQTLVNNPRRSSKTLKRKSLEQKATGVSSLQSSKSEHQTSDSEEDKDNSDSNSSQDDERKETQNEEDSDYDDNNIESVSQESSDLEINDETDKEPELEESEDLQENIKTQDTKSSVRPDVKHKVKGSDTNQHVNPSAKSKPPTKVTRQLNFTSDKTVLKKVSRNSTGIENDTEMETQEDTVDLDEDISDNDLSQKDNSSQEAEDDSENEDYGLVNKDATPNIDIDSENSDNTSENGETKSEIGKYDPENDNNASEKDVASENDNASENDDASENDDIISENDVNASENDDASENDDIISENDVNASENDDNSSENDYIASENDDNASENDVNASENDSNASENDITSETGFENDADVLENEASGSENDSCASQRVGASDKDDSQTSDNEDVMLKDQELKTAQNAKKDSSKANVQSRVKKKVNHPQVDVSGTEDVQKKETDTEDSMSLNNNLHTVIDIEHTDSQEDISGSESDAYSKSLNASSNFHSELGYLRRDRPSLVPVSSDDELSQSYQDYLRFIKSQEGKPRQISNFPNFPIVSPLPIQSDEILQNIIPSSPTRPFTILAITNGKLDLDVEDVVIDIADDNETDKTTEVQNSENKNAQILEQSFGFTKLLQKFQS, encoded by the exons ATGCACACATCTAAAGGAGGGCAAGCCAAGAGTCGAGTGCATCCCACTGCCGATGGAAGTAGAACCTCATCACAGGCTCAAAAAAAACCTGGCCAAACTTTAATGGATAAACTCCGTGCAGCtcaaaaattacaaaatgttcctGTAGCAGTAATCAGGGGGAAACAATCAATAAAAGCCAATACATCTGCGTCAAGGGAAAG AAACAAAATTGCCGCTCAATCAGCTTATAGGAGTGCACTTTTAGAGTATACCAGAGGTCAAGGTCAACAAAACACAACTCAACAAGATGAAGACAGTATAGAAGAGGCTAGCGAAGATGCAAGTCAGAATGACAATATGACAAACAGACAGATGCAGAAACTCCGAAAGCTGTTACCAAATGGCCATCGAAGCAATCCAAGGGCACTAACTAGCAGACACAAAGAAGAAATAATGGTGGAGTCTGTTCAAGATGAAGATTCCCAACCAGTAGAGGAAGAACCCAGACTAGCTAGATCAAGTTTGTGGGGGAAAGTGAAAATAAAACAGTTACAAGGTAAAGAAAGTTCTGGTAATATCAATCCATTTCAAAAGATTCAAGCATCCATATCTGCACAAAGAAGGCAAGCTTCCACAAGCTCTAAATTACCACAGTCCTTAGACAAAAGTTTAGCCAAATCTTCTATAGCTAATAAAAGTAGTAACTCCACAGTTTCAAGAAATCTCAGTGGAAATAAGATGCCCGAAAGGAGAAGACGACTCAGTGTGTCATCGTATGTTGATGAAAGTggttacttatctccctttagtGAGGAGAGTGAGGATGAGGATGAAGATGATGAACAAAATGAAGAAAACGTCACTGAGATCGAGCTTCTGGAAGAATCTAATGACGACCATTATGAGGATAGCACTGTAGATCACAGTGACCTAAACACTCATAGCACAGGCAGCAGCCCTTCACTTGCTGAATTAGCAACACATCAAAATGTAGAAGTAAAAAAACGCAAGGGCATTCGTCTTCCATTTAGCAAATTTAGGTCAAAGCACCAAAAACCTCAGTCCCACAATGCCCCAACACATACAAGTTCACCACCCAAATCTCTAAGTAAGTTAAAAAAGGGAGAGAATGCTTCAGAAGGTATGACAGACAAGGATAAAAAACAGAAGGCCTCAGTTAAAGCTCCTTTGTCCAGGGTTTTATCCAGTGGTTCCATTACTGGGCCAGTTCCAGAGATTACAGTTCAGGACTTCAGTGAGACATCCAAACAGTCTATGGATGTAGATGTGGAGGAAACTCCAGATAACCAGAATGACATGCAAGAAGTTTCAGTGTCCAATGAAAATGAAACTATTGTTGAAAAAAGTATTAGAAAAAACTTTGacagtaaaaaaagtaatttttctgCAGTTGAAGGAACAAAAGATAATGAAACCTCTGTAAGTGGCAATATCAAAAAACAAACTGCAAAAGCTCTTTTAAATAAAGCAAAAGAAAAGGTACACAATGTTGGTTTAGACTCTATGCATAAAAATATTAGCTCAAAGTCTGATAATGAAAATAGTATAGTGCAAGTAGATGATCAAGAGAATGAACTCAACGATGAAAACACTTTGATTGTGGAAGAAGATGCCGAGGAGCGAGGAAGTGTTGATCCAGATCAAAGAGAAGCATCAGGGAATGAAGCCCTTATTGTGGCACAACACAAGATCAAAGATACACAcaaaaagaaaccaacaaaTAATAGCGAGTCCTTGAAGGAGGATGACTCCAATCAAGCTGACATAACACAAAATAATGTAGACAATCAAATCCCTAACAAACCACAAATATCCAAACTTTCGTCATCAAAAccaaatgaaactaaaaaaagttCTCAGCAATCCCAGCAATCAAGTAAATCAAATATTGTAACCAGGACGAAGAAAATGGGCAGAACAATCATTTCTAAACCAAAAATGAAAATACCTTTTCAAAATCAGCCATCGCCTAAAGATTTGCCCAGTCAAGACACTACATCAGATTCTCGTTCCATTAGGAAATCAACACTAGTTCAAGCTACTGTACTAGAGACAGCCTTGCAACATTcaaatgaaaccaaaaattctaaaattttgaccagaatgaaaaaaattggTGGTAGTAACATACTTGATAAGTCTTCTCAACTAAAGAAGAAAATCATTCAGTCTGAACCAGGTCCAAAAACACTCATTGCCAGTAAACCTGAAGAGATATCTGATAACACCAGCCAGAATAAGAATGAATTTCAAACTGAAAATTCAACAccagaaaaagaagataaattaTTTGGAAATCATTTTCAGAATGTTAACATTCTTCCAAGATTAAAAAAGATTGATCGAGATAAAATCCCACACAAGAAACCCATTACAAAACCCTCATCTGTGAAATATGACAGAAAACTAAAGCAATCTGTGTTAGAAGCAAACCAAACTCTGGTCAATAATCCCCGGAGGTCAAGTAAAACTTTGAAAAGAAAGAGCCTGGAACAAAAGGCTACAGGAGTGAGCTCATTGCAAAGCAGCAAAAGTGAGCATCAGACGTCTGACTCGGAAGAAGATAAGGACAACTCTGATTCTAATTCCTCACAAGATGATGAGagaaaagaaacacaaaatgaAGAAGATTCAGACTATGATGATAATAACATAGAGTCTGTGTCTCAAGAATCAAGTGACTTAGAAATCAATGATGAAACAGATAAGGAACCAGAGCTTGAAGAATCAGAGGACCTCCAAGAAAATATCAAAACCCAAGACACCAAATCATCTGTCCGTCCTGATGTGAAGCACAAAGTGAAAGGAAGTGACACCAACCAACATGTTAACCCATCCGCCAAATCAAAGCCGCCAACTAAAGTCACAAGACAGTTGAATTTCACAAGTGATAAGACAGTCTTAAAGAAAGTTTCAAGAAACTCAACGGGCATTGAGAATGATACAGAAATGGAAACCCAAGAAGATACAGTAGACTTAGATGAGGATATTTCAGACAACGATCTCTCACAGAAGGACAATTCATCTCAAGAAGCTGAAGATGATTCAGAGAATGAGGACTATGGCTTGGTAAATAAAGATGCTACCCCTAACATTGATATTGATTCAGAAAATAGTGATAATACTTCAGAAAATGGTGAAACAAAATCAGAAATTGGCAAATATGACCCTGAAAATGACAATAATGCCTCAGAAAAAGATGTTGCTTCAGAAAATGATAATGCCTCAGAAAATGATGATGCCTCAGAAAATGATGATATTATCTCAGAAAATGATGTTAATGCCTCAGAAAATGATGATGCCTCAGAAAATGATGATATTATCTCAGAAAATGATGTTAATGCCTCAGAAAATGATGATAATTCCTCAGAAAATGATTATATTGCctcagaaaatgatgacaatgCCTCAGAAAATGATGTTAATGCCTCAGAAAATGATAGTAATGCCTCAGAAAATGATATTACATCAGAAACTGGTTTTGAAAATGATGCAGATGTATTAGAAAATGAGGCATCTGGCTCAGAAAATGATTCTTGTGCATCACAAAGAGTTGGTGCCTCAGATAAGGATGATAGTCAAACTTCTGATAATGAGGATGTTATGTTGAAAGACCAAGAACTTAAAACAGCACAGAATGCCAAAAAAGATTCTTCCAAAGCAAACGTACAGTCCAGGGTTAAGAAAAAGGTGAATCATCCTCAGGTTGATGTATCTGGTACTGAAGATGTACAGAAAAAAGAGACAGATACAGAAGATTCCATGTCTCTCAATAATAATCTACACACAGTCATTGATATAGAACACACTGACAGCCAAGAAGATATTTCAGGAAGTGAGAGTGATGCATATTCCAAAAGTCTAAATGCTTCTAGTAATTTTCATAGTGAACTTGGATATTTGCGAAGAGACCGCCCCAGCCTAGTTCCTGTCTCTAGTGACGACGAGTTGTCCCAAAGTTATCAGGACTATCTTAGATTTATAAAAAGCCAAGAAGGAAAACCTCGTCAAATTTCCAATTTTCCAAACTTTCCCATTGTGTCACCTTTGCCTATACAGTCGGATGAAATCCTTCAAAACATTATCCCTTCTTCTCCGACCAGACCTTTTACCATACTTGCTATAACCAATGGGAAACTAGATCTTGATGTGGAGGATGTGGTGATAGATATAGCAGACGATAACGAAACAGACAAAACAACAGAAGTTCAAAACTCTGAGAACAAGAATGCTCAGATACTAGAACAATCTTTTGGATTTACAAAGTTGCTTCAAAAATTTCAaagttaa